One stretch of Tepidibacter hydrothermalis DNA includes these proteins:
- a CDS encoding ethanolamine utilization protein: MKFITEEDLRNLLKKEPFTIYKIKVGERLTPGARQFLLDRGIKIFDDGSYIKKGTENIEKESKAIEIRNNWKKKMFDCKMKSMEALFLITAEELLSRDVFLAQRVIDLGKQFSSIKKALDAKNTSETFCFKECTGIKADNFSDDLDDCFEITEFHIQLEKGREIVILHRLRCALRELEPFILELFENNDSENKICKDIIGKVNQSINTLSQIICSIFGGKRCQRKN, encoded by the coding sequence ATGAAGTTTATAACAGAAGAAGACTTACGAAACTTATTAAAAAAAGAACCTTTTACAATTTATAAAATAAAAGTAGGGGAAAGGCTTACACCAGGAGCACGCCAGTTTTTACTAGATCGTGGAATAAAGATATTTGACGATGGATCTTATATTAAAAAAGGCACTGAGAATATAGAAAAAGAATCTAAAGCGATAGAAATAAGGAATAATTGGAAAAAGAAAATGTTTGACTGCAAGATGAAGTCAATGGAAGCACTATTTCTTATTACTGCAGAGGAACTTTTAAGTAGAGATGTTTTTTTAGCTCAAAGAGTTATTGATTTAGGTAAACAATTCTCAAGTATTAAAAAAGCTTTAGATGCTAAGAATACCTCTGAAACATTTTGCTTTAAGGAATGTACAGGTATAAAAGCGGATAATTTTTCTGATGATTTGGATGATTGCTTTGAAATCACAGAATTTCACATACAATTGGAAAAGGGTAGAGAGATTGTTATTTTACATAGGCTACGTTGCGCTCTTAGAGAGCTAGAACCTTTTATTCTAGAACTGTTTGAGAATAATGATAGTGAAAATAAAATTTGCAAAGATATTATAGGGAAGGTTAATCAGAGTATTAATACATTGTCCCAAATAATTTGTTCTATTTTTGGAGGTAAAAGATGTCAGAGAAAGAATTAA
- the eutJ gene encoding ethanolamine utilization protein EutJ produces the protein MSEKELTYEYCDQVVRDFEDVVEQPIVSKSSVYYTGVDLGTACVVLAVLDENYKPVAGAYRYADVVRDGMVVDYIGAIKIVRELKQEIEEKLGTELIYGAAAIPPGTDMLDSGAVKNVVQAAGFELTNVLDEPTAANKVLKIQNGAVVDIGGGTTGISILKNGEVIYIADEPTGGTHFSLVVSGAYKMSFQDAELYKREPKNHKELSLVLKPVVEKIASIINQHIEGYDVNEISLVGGTCCLSGIEEVIEKKTGIFTHKPQNPMFVTPLGIALSCTQEIIE, from the coding sequence ATGTCAGAGAAAGAATTAACCTATGAATATTGTGATCAGGTTGTGCGAGACTTTGAAGATGTGGTAGAACAGCCAATTGTAAGTAAATCTTCAGTTTATTATACTGGAGTAGATTTGGGTACTGCATGTGTTGTTTTAGCAGTGTTGGATGAAAATTATAAGCCGGTTGCAGGTGCTTACCGATATGCTGATGTAGTTCGTGATGGTATGGTTGTAGATTATATTGGTGCAATAAAAATTGTTAGAGAGTTAAAACAGGAGATTGAAGAAAAATTAGGTACAGAACTAATTTATGGAGCCGCTGCAATACCACCAGGGACAGATATGTTGGACTCAGGAGCAGTTAAAAATGTGGTTCAGGCTGCTGGTTTTGAATTAACTAATGTTCTTGATGAACCTACGGCAGCTAATAAAGTTCTTAAGATTCAAAATGGTGCAGTTGTGGATATAGGTGGTGGAACAACAGGAATTTCAATATTAAAGAATGGTGAAGTTATTTATATTGCTGATGAGCCAACAGGAGGTACTCATTTCTCACTAGTTGTTTCTGGTGCATACAAAATGTCATTTCAAGATGCAGAATTGTATAAGAGAGAGCCGAAAAATCATAAAGAGCTATCACTAGTATTAAAGCCAGTAGTTGAAAAAATAGCATCCATTATAAATCAACATATAGAGGGTTATGACGTTAATGAAATATCTTTAGTTGGTGGAACTTGCTGTTTATCAGGCATTGAAGAAGTAATAGAAAAAAAGACAGGAATTTTTACTCATAAGCCTCAAAATCCTATGTTTGTAACTCCTTTAGGAATAGCACTTAGCTGTACACAAGAAATTATAGAATAG
- a CDS encoding EutN/CcmL family microcompartment protein, producing MLTAKLIDNVWATRKADSLNGLKFMLAEVIGGSDSGQRLIVIDIIGAGIGDRVIVCTGSAARRMLGNDDIPVDAAVVGIIDEDCNFG from the coding sequence ATGTTAACTGCAAAATTAATTGATAATGTATGGGCAACTAGAAAAGCAGATTCACTAAATGGATTAAAATTCATGTTAGCAGAAGTAATTGGCGGTAGTGATAGTGGTCAGCGGTTAATTGTTATAGATATTATTGGTGCCGGAATTGGAGATCGAGTTATTGTTTGCACCGGTTCAGCAGCTCGTAGAATGTTAGGCAATGATGATATTCCAGTTGATGCAGCTGTTGTTGGAATTATTGATGAAGATTGCAATTTTGGATAA
- a CDS encoding 4Fe-4S dicluster domain-containing protein — protein sequence MNLLDMVKEAGIVGAGGAGFPTHVKLESKAEYILLNGAECEPLLRVDQQLMELFPDEIIKGFEAAGKFVGASKALIGIKGKHKKVVSILRDRIQELGLEGFVEVKELPDIYPVGDEQVLVHELTGRVVPEAGIPIQVGCIVVNSETALNMYYASIKEPVTQKYITVTGDIPKRLTVKVPVGTPIIDVLKLSGIENFDNYAVIDGGPMMGPVMSNLDGYVTKKSKGFVILKKDHHLVRKKSVSLEQARRVNRSSCEQCRMCTDMCPRYLLGHETQPHKMMNALNYNLTDIEGQKIAQLCCQCNLCELFSCPAGLYPKSANMYFKDKLAEQNIRYKPKKSEFKVRKSREYRLIPSKRLIARLGLYNFDKPAPMTEVDVNPEFIHISTRQHVGAPAVPIVCVGDYVELGQQIGKIPEGSLGATIHTSISGTIVEIEKDFIVIRRD from the coding sequence ATGAATCTTCTTGATATGGTAAAAGAAGCCGGTATTGTTGGTGCAGGAGGTGCAGGGTTTCCTACCCATGTAAAACTTGAATCAAAGGCTGAATATATACTTCTTAATGGAGCAGAATGTGAGCCTTTATTGAGGGTGGACCAACAGCTTATGGAGTTGTTTCCAGATGAAATTATAAAGGGATTCGAAGCAGCAGGGAAATTCGTTGGTGCAAGTAAAGCTCTTATAGGTATAAAAGGAAAGCATAAAAAAGTAGTGTCTATACTTCGTGATAGGATCCAAGAACTTGGGTTAGAGGGTTTTGTTGAAGTAAAAGAATTACCAGATATATACCCAGTAGGTGATGAACAGGTATTAGTTCATGAACTAACAGGTAGGGTTGTTCCAGAAGCTGGAATTCCAATTCAAGTTGGATGTATAGTTGTAAACTCAGAAACTGCATTAAATATGTACTATGCATCTATTAAAGAGCCAGTCACACAAAAATATATAACAGTTACTGGTGATATACCCAAGCGTTTAACAGTAAAGGTTCCAGTGGGTACACCTATTATAGATGTTTTAAAGTTAAGTGGCATTGAAAACTTCGATAACTATGCAGTTATTGATGGTGGACCTATGATGGGTCCTGTTATGAGTAACTTAGATGGATATGTTACTAAAAAAAGTAAAGGATTTGTAATTTTGAAAAAGGATCATCATCTGGTGAGAAAGAAATCTGTTAGCTTAGAACAAGCGAGAAGAGTTAATAGATCTTCTTGTGAGCAGTGTCGTATGTGTACAGATATGTGTCCACGTTATCTTCTTGGACATGAAACACAACCACACAAGATGATGAATGCTTTAAATTATAATTTAACAGATATTGAGGGTCAAAAGATTGCACAGCTTTGCTGTCAATGCAATTTATGTGAATTGTTCTCATGTCCCGCAGGACTTTACCCCAAATCTGCAAATATGTATTTTAAAGATAAACTAGCAGAGCAAAATATAAGATATAAACCGAAAAAGTCAGAATTTAAAGTACGTAAAAGTCGAGAATATCGTTTGATTCCAAGTAAACGTCTTATAGCTAGATTAGGTTTGTATAATTTTGATAAGCCAGCTCCTATGACAGAAGTTGACGTAAATCCAGAATTTATACATATCTCAACAAGACAGCATGTAGGTGCACCTGCAGTTCCTATTGTTTGTGTTGGTGATTATGTTGAGTTAGGCCAACAAATAGGCAAAATTCCTGAAGGGAGTTTAGGTGCAACTATACATACAAGTATCTCAGGAACTATAGTTGAAATTGAAAAGGATTTTATTGTAATAAGGAGGGACTAA
- a CDS encoding BMC domain-containing protein, with protein MSNAIGMVEFTSIARGIYAADQMVKVSNVEIVTAGSSCPGKYIAIVHGDVASVHDSVSTGERVAEEYLVDSIVIPNVSPQVFPAITGATMPESIQALGIIEFFSQATMIVAADAILKAAELEALELRLGNGLGGKSFFTFTGDVAAVQAGVEAGKAIAKDNGLLVNAEIIPSPSHVLIESLL; from the coding sequence ATGTCAAACGCAATAGGAATGGTTGAATTTACAAGTATTGCACGTGGAATATATGCAGCAGATCAAATGGTAAAAGTTTCTAATGTGGAAATAGTTACAGCTGGTTCTAGCTGTCCTGGTAAATATATTGCTATTGTTCATGGTGATGTTGCATCAGTTCATGATTCAGTGAGTACTGGAGAAAGAGTGGCAGAAGAATATTTGGTTGATTCAATTGTTATACCAAATGTTAGCCCTCAAGTATTTCCAGCAATTACAGGTGCAACTATGCCAGAGAGTATTCAGGCTTTAGGAATCATCGAGTTTTTTTCTCAAGCTACTATGATTGTTGCTGCTGATGCAATACTTAAGGCAGCGGAATTAGAGGCATTAGAATTACGTTTGGGAAATGGATTGGGAGGTAAGTCATTCTTCACTTTCACTGGGGATGTTGCTGCAGTTCAAGCCGGTGTTGAAGCAGGAAAAGCTATTGCAAAGGATAATGGTCTCTTAGTAAATGCAGAGATTATACCTTCGCCGTCCCATGTATTGATAGAGTCTTTGCTCTAA
- a CDS encoding cupin domain-containing protein: MKGCEKVKRLICAKDIEAAKKQGEKIVYIDSNTIITPSAKDVAKFCEIEFSTEQKPAEVVKVSEQMKVSEGGLDSEMIYKLLKIMMDKGLLNEMLDSISNPKPYECESACNGLKVVRGNSVKFDVFDTGNPDAKVYYQELISKDESSMSSGFLTIDHSKFDWELTYEEIDYVIEGSVTVTIGGKALTAYPGDVLYIPSGSKVTWESNDKAKLFYVTYPANWADLIS; encoded by the coding sequence ATGAAAGGATGTGAAAAAGTGAAAAGATTGATTTGTGCCAAAGATATTGAGGCTGCCAAAAAGCAAGGTGAAAAAATAGTTTATATTGACAGTAATACAATTATTACCCCATCAGCAAAAGATGTAGCGAAATTTTGTGAAATAGAGTTTTCTACAGAACAAAAACCAGCTGAAGTAGTAAAAGTATCTGAGCAGATGAAAGTCTCCGAAGGTGGATTAGATAGTGAAATGATTTACAAGTTATTGAAGATTATGATGGACAAAGGTCTTTTAAATGAAATGCTTGATTCAATTTCTAATCCTAAGCCGTATGAGTGTGAAAGTGCTTGTAATGGTTTGAAGGTAGTGCGTGGCAATTCGGTAAAGTTCGATGTTTTTGATACTGGAAATCCTGATGCAAAGGTATATTATCAAGAATTAATTAGTAAAGATGAATCTTCTATGAGTTCTGGATTCTTAACTATTGATCATTCTAAATTTGACTGGGAACTCACTTATGAAGAAATTGATTATGTGATTGAAGGTAGTGTAACAGTCACTATTGGTGGTAAGGCTTTAACAGCATATCCTGGTGATGTACTCTATATTCCATCAGGTTCAAAAGTTACTTGGGAATCTAATGATAAAGCTAAGCTATTCTATGTTACTTATCCAGCTAACTGGGCAGATCTTATAAGCTAG
- a CDS encoding acetaldehyde dehydrogenase (acetylating) gives MQNIDRDLRSVQEARDLARLGKIASNQLAEYTEDQINEILCSMVKVVKANAVSLAKMAVEETGFGKVEDKTYKNHMASVILYDEIRDMKTIGVIREDVNQKVIDIAEPMGLLMGIVPSTNPTSTAIFKAMIAIKSRNGIVFSPHPSALKCTLEVVNLMNGAAVEAGAPENIISSISTPSIQATNELMKHDDIAMIIATGGPGMVKASYSAGKPALGVGAGNSPAYIEKTANIQKAVNNIMSSKTFDNGTICASEQSIIVEECNREEVVAELKKQGGYFMTTEENQKVCKILFKNGHTMNAKFVGRTPQVIAKAAGISIPENTRVLIGEQQGVGEEYPLSYEKLTTVLAFYTVKDWHEACELSIQLLQNGIGHTMSLHTEDRDMVMKFAKKPASRILVNTGGTQGGTGASTGLIPSFTLGCGTWGGSSVSENVSPMHLINIKRVAYGLKECSTLASNDPSFDYPELNSCEAKSEAACCDTSSILNELNIDCTDNEKLLSLVNEIVKSMKGVN, from the coding sequence TTGCAAAACATTGATAGAGATTTACGCTCAGTACAAGAAGCAAGAGATCTTGCACGATTGGGAAAAATTGCTTCAAATCAGCTTGCTGAGTATACTGAAGATCAAATTAATGAGATTTTATGTAGCATGGTTAAAGTAGTGAAGGCAAATGCAGTTTCTCTGGCTAAAATGGCTGTAGAGGAAACTGGATTTGGTAAAGTTGAAGATAAGACTTATAAAAATCATATGGCTTCTGTTATTTTATATGATGAAATTAGAGATATGAAGACTATTGGTGTTATTAGAGAAGATGTAAATCAGAAGGTGATTGACATTGCTGAGCCTATGGGACTATTAATGGGTATTGTACCATCAACTAATCCAACATCTACTGCTATTTTTAAAGCAATGATAGCTATTAAATCACGTAATGGAATTGTATTTTCACCACATCCTTCAGCATTAAAATGTACACTTGAGGTTGTAAATTTAATGAACGGTGCAGCAGTAGAAGCAGGAGCACCTGAAAATATTATAAGCAGTATTTCTACACCAAGTATACAAGCTACAAATGAGCTAATGAAACATGATGATATTGCTATGATAATTGCAACTGGAGGACCCGGAATGGTAAAGGCATCATATAGTGCAGGTAAGCCTGCATTAGGTGTTGGTGCTGGAAACTCACCAGCTTATATAGAGAAAACTGCTAATATTCAAAAAGCAGTTAATAACATTATGTCAAGTAAGACTTTTGATAATGGTACAATTTGTGCATCTGAACAATCAATAATTGTGGAAGAATGTAATCGTGAAGAGGTAGTAGCTGAGCTTAAGAAGCAGGGCGGATACTTTATGACAACAGAAGAAAATCAGAAAGTTTGTAAGATATTATTTAAGAATGGTCACACTATGAATGCTAAGTTTGTAGGTAGAACTCCTCAGGTTATTGCCAAAGCAGCAGGAATTTCTATTCCAGAAAACACAAGGGTTTTAATAGGAGAACAACAAGGTGTTGGTGAGGAATATCCATTATCATATGAAAAACTGACAACAGTTCTTGCTTTTTATACAGTTAAAGATTGGCATGAGGCATGTGAACTTAGCATACAATTACTTCAAAATGGTATAGGACACACTATGAGTCTTCATACTGAAGATAGAGATATGGTAATGAAGTTCGCTAAAAAGCCAGCATCTCGTATTTTAGTTAACACAGGCGGTACTCAAGGAGGAACAGGTGCAAGTACTGGACTTATACCTTCCTTTACGCTAGGTTGTGGTACATGGGGAGGAAGTTCAGTTTCTGAAAATGTTAGTCCAATGCATTTGATTAATATTAAAAGAGTTGCATATGGATTAAAAGAGTGTAGTACATTAGCTTCAAATGATCCATCTTTTGACTATCCTGAACTTAATAGCTGTGAAGCAAAGAGTGAAGCAGCATGTTGTGATACTAGTTCTATTTTAAATGAATTGAATATAGATTGTACTGATAATGAAAAGCTTTTAAGTCTAGTGAATGAAATAGTAAAATCTATGAAGGGAGTCAACTAA
- a CDS encoding phosphate propanoyltransferase, whose amino-acid sequence MDNHEAVLKLLLEAVQANMSSTEKKEDADEIPVGISNRHVHLSQSDMNCLFGEGHQMAKMKDLSQPGQYACKETVTICGSKGAIEKVRILGPVRSKTQVEVLVGDSFKLGVVSPIRLSGDLHGTPGITLVGPKGSIQITEGLVVAQRHIHMNCEDAQRLGVHDGDIVSIEVNGARGGIYNNVAIRANDTSVLECHVDTEEANAMDINSSSKIKIIK is encoded by the coding sequence ATGGACAATCACGAAGCTGTCTTAAAGCTTCTTCTGGAGGCTGTCCAAGCTAACATGTCTTCAACAGAAAAAAAAGAAGACGCGGATGAAATTCCAGTAGGTATTTCTAACCGTCATGTTCATCTCTCACAATCAGATATGAACTGCTTATTCGGAGAAGGACATCAGATGGCAAAAATGAAAGATTTGTCACAGCCTGGACAATATGCTTGTAAGGAAACAGTAACAATTTGTGGATCAAAGGGTGCAATTGAAAAAGTTAGAATTCTTGGTCCAGTACGCAGCAAGACACAGGTAGAAGTTTTAGTAGGAGATTCTTTTAAGTTAGGTGTAGTCTCACCTATAAGGTTATCAGGTGATTTGCATGGTACGCCTGGAATAACATTAGTTGGTCCAAAGGGTTCTATTCAAATTACAGAGGGTTTAGTTGTAGCACAACGACACATTCACATGAATTGTGAAGATGCACAACGATTGGGTGTGCATGATGGAGATATAGTTTCAATTGAGGTTAATGGAGCAAGAGGTGGCATTTATAATAATGTTGCTATTAGAGCAAATGATACTTCTGTTTTAGAGTGTCATGTTGATACAGAAGAAGCAAATGCTATGGATATTAATTCGTCATCAAAAATTAAAATAATAAAATAA
- the eutM gene encoding ethanolamine utilization microcompartment protein EutM, with translation MKYDALGMIETKGLVGSIEAADAMVKAANVYLVGKEHIGGGLVTVMVRGDVGAVKAATDAGAAAAQRVGELISVHVIPRPHMEVETILPKVEKADAK, from the coding sequence ATGAAATATGATGCATTAGGAATGATAGAAACAAAGGGTTTAGTAGGATCAATAGAAGCGGCAGATGCAATGGTTAAGGCAGCAAATGTTTACTTAGTTGGTAAAGAGCATATTGGTGGTGGTTTAGTAACAGTAATGGTAAGAGGTGATGTTGGTGCTGTAAAAGCTGCAACAGATGCTGGAGCAGCAGCTGCACAAAGAGTTGGAGAATTAATCTCAGTTCATGTTATTCCTCGTCCACACATGGAAGTTGAGACAATTTTACCTAAGGTAGAAAAGGCAGACGCAAAATAG
- a CDS encoding response regulator transcription factor: MSIILIVEDEILEQEFLKSIVLQEIVQDDTLLTCESGVQAIKLAKQYKPNIIIMDVLIPELDGLSAIEEIRKFLPNTSIIVLSACSDFHYAQKAIRLHVLEYLLKPIKPAIFKQVFCKILTSIDKSQVELEEITKKKSTNHKESRQYFMEESIEYIKEHFMEKLTLEMVSSKVFLNPKYFSRVFKKEMGVTFSEYVITLRVQHACHLLEKTNYPAYRISIECGFSDASYFNRVFCGQMNMTPQSYRKHANTSKLKK, from the coding sequence ATGAGCATAATCTTAATTGTAGAAGACGAAATACTTGAACAGGAGTTCCTAAAATCAATTGTACTTCAAGAAATTGTACAAGATGATACACTGTTAACCTGTGAAAGTGGAGTTCAAGCCATAAAACTTGCTAAGCAGTATAAGCCAAATATTATAATAATGGATGTATTAATACCTGAACTAGATGGTTTAAGTGCTATTGAAGAAATTAGAAAGTTTCTTCCTAATACATCTATCATTGTTTTATCCGCCTGCTCGGACTTTCACTATGCACAAAAGGCAATCAGATTACATGTTTTAGAATACCTATTAAAGCCTATAAAGCCAGCCATATTTAAACAAGTTTTTTGCAAAATATTAACCTCTATAGATAAATCTCAAGTTGAGTTAGAAGAAATTACTAAGAAAAAAAGTACAAACCATAAAGAATCTCGTCAATACTTTATGGAAGAATCAATAGAGTATATTAAAGAACATTTTATGGAAAAACTCACTTTAGAAATGGTTTCATCCAAAGTTTTTTTAAATCCTAAATATTTCAGTCGAGTTTTTAAAAAAGAAATGGGAGTAACATTTTCTGAATATGTAATTACGCTTAGAGTACAGCATGCCTGTCACCTATTAGAGAAAACTAATTATCCTGCTTATCGTATTTCAATAGAATGTGGCTTTTCAGATGCATCATATTTTAATAGAGTATTTTGTGGGCAAATGAATATGACTCCCCAAAGTTATCGAAAGCATGCAAATACATCTAAGTTAAAAAAATAA
- a CDS encoding histidine kinase — MHKTKKMLKELITSNLYTRYSNILSLSDIPLFLIDTNGDILFEFIPSPNFCTRVCQENVGQICQDYKCRLKPDTENRFVCRYGLENILLPIIVNDETVGYLAGLQVYLKENEYQRYMIDIQSFSEDNFPKLEYVAKSISLLKTVESNKIKIHEQLCGQITKDISLDLSQSVNDSYSDVERLSIEKEILEKKIIDLEAKNMSLVVNPHFLFNTLNCIARIAYFENSHTTEELIYCLSDLLRYNLKQDYQLHTIGAEIDNVKKYLYIQKVRFKNRLEYEIDVPENIKSYRIPNMVIQPILENAVIHGITPKRDGGKICIFGEENKNEIVISITDNGSGFSKDVLQKIQQCENKSGLGFRSTDKRLKQHYGEQYGLKIVKSDYSGSTVTITIPSQPIPR; from the coding sequence ATGCATAAGACTAAGAAAATGCTAAAGGAATTAATAACTTCAAATTTGTATACACGTTACAGTAATATTTTATCCTTATCAGATATCCCCCTGTTTTTAATTGATACAAATGGTGATATTTTATTCGAGTTTATACCTTCCCCCAATTTTTGTACCCGCGTATGCCAGGAAAACGTAGGTCAAATATGCCAGGACTACAAGTGTAGATTAAAGCCTGATACAGAGAATAGATTTGTATGTAGATACGGGCTTGAAAACATACTTTTGCCTATTATAGTAAATGATGAGACTGTAGGTTATCTAGCTGGTTTGCAGGTATATCTAAAGGAAAACGAATACCAAAGATATATGATTGATATTCAATCTTTTAGTGAGGATAACTTTCCCAAATTAGAGTATGTGGCTAAATCCATATCTTTATTAAAAACCGTAGAATCAAATAAAATTAAAATACATGAACAATTATGTGGACAAATCACCAAAGATATCTCTCTTGATTTATCCCAAAGTGTCAATGATTCATATTCTGATGTAGAAAGGTTGTCCATCGAAAAAGAAATACTAGAGAAAAAAATTATTGACTTAGAAGCCAAAAATATGTCTTTAGTAGTTAACCCCCATTTTTTATTTAATACCTTAAACTGCATTGCTCGGATTGCATATTTTGAAAATTCCCATACAACTGAAGAGCTTATCTATTGTCTATCTGATTTGCTTAGGTATAATTTAAAACAAGACTACCAGTTACATACCATAGGAGCTGAAATTGACAATGTTAAAAAATATTTATATATACAAAAGGTAAGATTTAAAAATCGTTTGGAATATGAAATTGATGTACCAGAGAATATTAAATCTTATAGGATACCAAACATGGTAATTCAACCTATACTTGAAAACGCTGTTATTCATGGCATAACACCCAAACGTGACGGTGGAAAAATATGCATATTTGGTGAAGAAAATAAAAATGAAATAGTCATTTCCATTACAGACAATGGTAGCGGTTTCTCTAAAGATGTTTTACAAAAAATACAACAATGTGAAAATAAATCAGGTCTAGGGTTTCGAAGTACAGATAAACGCTTAAAACAACATTATGGTGAACAATACGGATTAAAAATTGTAAAATCTGATTATAGTGGAAGTACTGTTACTATAACAATCCCTAGCCAACCTATTCCGAGGTGA
- a CDS encoding 1-propanol dehydrogenase PduQ, giving the protein MCLRVTKGMIIIMEDKFKLKSKVYFNKESIHFLEEINGTRAFIVSDSIMDELGYQQKTIDCLSKAGISSVVFSEICPDPDANVIAKGIKSFEESNADVIVAIGGGSAIDSAKGILYFTWKLRSSNGQDMKKPLFIAIPSTSGTGSEVTDFTVITSGQEKVCIVDEFIAPDIAILDSTCIQHVPQRIVVDTGIDVLVHAIEAYVSTKATDFTDALAEKAIKLVFENIEKLYKDTTDSDARDRIQNASCMAGMAFTNASLGINHSLAHALGATFHIPHGRSNALLLNAVMEYNSDFVKSKNDYAMERYSKLAIQLQLPARTRREGAVNFIQSVSKLKKMLKIEDNIRSLRVDKNEFEAAIENMAQAALLDRCTLTNPKQPTKEDLMNIYRKCY; this is encoded by the coding sequence TTGTGCCTTAGAGTAACGAAAGGAATGATTATAATTATGGAAGATAAATTCAAACTTAAGTCAAAAGTTTATTTTAATAAAGAATCAATACATTTTTTAGAAGAAATTAATGGGACTCGAGCTTTTATTGTATCGGATTCTATAATGGATGAGCTTGGGTATCAACAAAAAACCATTGATTGCCTAAGTAAAGCTGGAATAAGCTCTGTTGTTTTCTCAGAGATATGCCCTGACCCAGATGCAAATGTAATTGCTAAAGGTATAAAATCCTTCGAAGAAAGTAATGCAGATGTAATAGTTGCAATTGGTGGAGGATCAGCCATCGATTCCGCTAAAGGAATTCTGTATTTTACATGGAAGCTTAGAAGTTCAAATGGTCAAGATATGAAAAAACCTCTATTTATAGCAATACCTTCCACGAGCGGAACAGGCTCAGAAGTAACAGATTTTACAGTTATCACTTCTGGTCAGGAAAAAGTATGTATTGTCGACGAGTTTATCGCACCAGACATCGCAATACTAGATTCTACATGTATTCAGCACGTTCCACAACGTATAGTAGTAGATACAGGAATAGATGTCTTGGTTCATGCCATTGAAGCTTATGTTTCTACTAAAGCCACTGACTTTACTGATGCTCTTGCAGAAAAAGCAATCAAACTTGTATTTGAAAATATTGAAAAACTTTACAAAGATACAACTGATTCCGATGCAAGAGATCGTATTCAAAACGCTTCTTGTATGGCTGGAATGGCATTTACAAATGCAAGTCTTGGTATTAATCACAGTCTAGCTCATGCCTTAGGCGCTACATTTCACATTCCTCATGGAAGATCTAATGCTCTTTTGCTTAATGCAGTTATGGAATATAATTCAGATTTCGTTAAAAGTAAAAACGATTATGCTATGGAAAGATACTCAAAACTTGCAATCCAACTACAACTTCCAGCCCGTACACGCCGTGAAGGAGCTGTTAATTTTATACAATCTGTAAGTAAACTAAAAAAAATGCTTAAAATAGAAGATAATATTCGCTCTCTTCGAGTAGATAAAAATGAATTTGAAGCCGCTATTGAAAATATGGCACAAGCAGCGCTACTAGATAGATGTACTCTAACAAATCCAAAACAACCTACTAAGGAAGATTTAATGAATATTTATAGAAAATGTTATTAG